In the Erythrolamprus reginae isolate rEryReg1 unplaced genomic scaffold, rEryReg1.hap1 H_18, whole genome shotgun sequence genome, one interval contains:
- the LOC139155409 gene encoding olfactory receptor 14C36-like: protein MENNTSEFLLWEFSKIWELQIMHMSLLLILYLMTVMWNLLIISAVVCDHHLHIPMYFFLTNLAMQDIGSVSAIIPKTLFNFLTNIRTISHSGCVAQVMLLLFFLSCDISLLTVMAYDRYVAICNPLHYETIMNRKTCTNMIAGVWTASFLNASLHTTVTFMIPFCSNNVNQFFCEIPYLLKIACSDLYVTEIGFQIFSAMLATGCFAFIIITYVYVFSAVLRIPSDQGRKKAFSTCLPHLVVFFIFLFTCCLAYLKPIADSESHPNFIITLMYSIIPSMLNPLIYSMRNKDIKFAISRLFGQKLLFF, encoded by the coding sequence ATGGAAAATAATACTTCTGAGTTTCTTCTTTGGGAATTCTCAAAGATTTGGGAGCTACAGATTATGCATATGTCTTTGCTACTGATACTCTATTTAATGACAGTAATGTGGAATCTTCTCATCATCTCAGCTGTTGTTTGTGATCACCATCTTCACATTCCCATGTACTTCTTTCTAACAAATTTAGCAATGCAAGATATTGGTTCAGTTTCAGCCATTATCCCCAAAACTCTCTTTAATTTTCTTACAAATATAAGAACTATTTCTCACTCTGGGTGTGTTGCCCAAGTCatgcttttattgtttttcctGAGCTGTGATATTTCTTTGCTTACTGTCATGGCCTATGATCGATATGTCGCCATTTGTAACCCATTACATTATGAAACAATAATGAACAGGAAGACTTGTACCAACATGATCGCTGGTGTATGGACTGCCAGCTTTCTCAATGCTTCATTACACACAACTGTCACTTTTATGATTCCTTTCTGCTCTAATAATGTAAACCAGTTTTTCTGTGAAATCCCATATTTACTTAAGATTGCCTGTTCTGATTTATATGTAACTGAAATTGGATTTCAAATTTTCAGTGCTATGTTAGCAACTGGTTGTTTTGCCTTTATTATCATAACTTATGTATATGTCTTCTCTGCTGTTCTGAGAATTCCTTCTGatcaaggaaggaaaaaggcCTTTTCTACTTGCTTACCAcatttggttgttttcttcaTATTTTTGTTTACTTGTTGCCTTGCTTACCTAAAACCTATAGCTGACAGTGAATCAcatccaaattttataataacatTAATGTATTCTATTATTCCATCTATGTTAAATCCGTTAATTTACAGCATGAGAAACAAAGACATCAAATTTGCTATTTCAAGACTTTTTGGTCagaagttattatttttttaa
- the LOC139155410 gene encoding vomeronasal type-2 receptor 26-like, with protein MAATLDLHPKWTLPLVGSNQNGCRSTWAFKMASVLLDHLMDVLELGEVFLCDWNWRIRECEWKKSGMIAVVGKEWCGLSGMLPNVVHQTQVKFCSINELLNIPHQYDQPGDLIIGGLTSHLLSSLDNEAFTEHLPISQILNLLVVPKNYQQTLALVFAVKEINGNPNILPNVTLGFQICDSYFNERMTHQATLGLLSIQNRFVPNYRCNMQKNLMAVIGGLDFDTSLHMSSILMIYNMPQLSYGSFAPDDQIQEPFFYRMVSNEAHQHTGIVELLFHFGWKWVGFLSVDNESGEIFLQKLQLLFSQRGSCYAFSERIPKVTYIEEYINMQQKWIHIHQVIIKSKANAVIVYGEIFSMFSLQTLIGLGEMENMTNSSLGKVWIMTAQLDFASTSYQMREDIHVFHGSIGFTVPSGEVQEFKSFLQQRNIFQTNGDSFLEPFWTQTFRCLFPDSKMVKHNSEACSGQEKLENLPSLAFEMSMTGHSYSVYNAVYVVAHALHALYQSKSKHRAGMEREKLKFQDLHAWQLHPFLQWVTFNNSARETVFLGKHKELNTGFDITNLVIFPNNSFMRVKIGRVDVMASPGKRVTIDENKMVWHHSFHQVPPVSVCNPNCLPGSSKMKKEGAKFCCYDCSPCPPDKVSSEKDIDVCTMCPEDQYPNNNKSHCIPKTINYLSLKEPLGISLAFFVVLFSLLTVQVLVIFIKHQDTPIVRANNRDLTYGLLFSLLLCFLCSFLFLSPPRKMTCLLRQVAFGSIFTITVSCILAKTITVVLAFMVTKPGSRMRKWMGKRLAISIVFYCSLFQIGLCVLWLGISPPFPNQDTRSIFGEIILECNEGSVIMFYCVLGYMGFLATISFVVAFLARKLPDTFNEAKFITFSMLVFCSVWVSFVPVYLSTKGKYTVAVEIFSILASSAGLLGSIFGSKCYIILFRPNLNNKEQLIKRKW; from the exons ATGGCTGCCACACTTGATCTGCACCCGAAATGGACTCTGCCTTTAGTTGGAAGCAATCAAAATGGCTGCCGCTCTACCTGGGCCTTCAAAATGGCCTCT GTGCTGCTTGACCATCTCATGGATGTACTGGAACTTGGAGAAGTATTCCTCTGTGACTGGAACTGGAGAATCAGGGAGTGTGAGTGGAAAAAATCTGGGATGATAGCTGTAGTTGGCAAAGAATGGTGTGGTCTGAGTGGAA TGTTGCCTAACGTGGTGCACCAAACACAGGTCAAATTCTGCAGCATCAATGAACTGCTCAACATCCCTCACCAGTATGATCAGCCAGGTGATTTAATCATTGGCGGGCTTACCTCTCATCTTCTATCTTCCCTAGATAATGAAGCCTTCACAGAGCATCTACCCATTTCTCAAATTCTTAATCTCct TGTTGTACCAAAGAATTATCAGCAAACTCTGGCCTTGGTGTTTGCTGTCAAGGAGATAAATGGGAACCCCAATATTTTACCAAATGTCACCCTGGGATTCCAAATCTGTGACAGTTACTTCAATGAAAGAATGACCCATCAGGCTACTCTTGGTCTTCTTTCTATTCAGAATAGATTTGTACCCAACTACAGATGCAACATGCAGAAAAATCTAATGGCAGTCATTGGAGGACTAGATTTTGATACATCCCTGCACATGTCATCAATCTTGATGATCTACAACATGCCTCAA CTCAGTTATGGTTCTTTCGCTCCAGATGATCAAATTCAGGAACCTTTTTTCTACCGAATGGTTTCAAATGAAGCTCATCAACATACTGGCATTGTTGAATTACTTTTTCATTTTGGATGGAAATGGGTTGGATTTCTTTCTGTGGATAATGAAAGCGGAGAAATATTTCTGCAAAAACTCCAGCTTCTGTTTTCCCAAAGAGGCAGCTGTTATGCTTTCTCAGAGAGAATCCCAAAAGTCACATATATAGAGGAATATATCAATATGCAGCAAAAGTGGATTCACATCCACCAAGTTATAATCAAAAGCAAAGCCAATGCTGTTATTGTCTATGGAGAAATATTCTCCATGTTTTCCTTACAAACATTAATCGGATTAGGTGAAATGGAAAATATGACTAATTCTTCCTTGGGCAAGGTGTGGATTATGACCGCTCAGCTGGATTTTGCATCCACGTCCTATCAAATGAGGGAGGATATTCATGTTTTCCATGGCTCCATAGGCTTCACAGTTCCTTCAGGTGAAGTTCAAGAGTTCAAATCCTTTCTccaacaaagaaatatttttcaaaCAAATGGAGACAGCTTTCTGGAGCCCTTCTGGACACAAACATTTAGATGTTTATTTCCAGATTCTAAAATGGTGAAACATAACAGTGAAGCCTGCAGTGGACAAGAGAAACTGGAGAACCTTCCTTCCTTGGCCTTTGAAATGAGCATGACTGGCCACAGCTACAGTGTCTACAATGCTGTCTATGTTGTGGCACATGCTTTACATGCCTTGTATCAATCCAAGTCCAAACACAGAGCAGGAATGGAAAGGGAGAAACTGAAGTTTCAGGATCTGCATGCTTGGCAG CTGCATCCCTTTCTTCAGTGGGTAACATTTAATAACAGTGCCAGAGAAACAGTGTTTTTGGGAAAACACAAAGAGTTAAACACTGGATTTGATATCACCAATTTAGTCATTTTTCCAAATAATTCCTTTATGAGAGTCAAGATTGGAAGAGTTGATGTGATGGCTTCCCCAGGGAAGAGGGTTACCATTGATGAGAATAAAATGGTGTGGCACCATAGCTTTCACCAG GTACCACCTGTTTCAGTATGTAACCCAAACTGCCTTCCTGGTTCCAGCAAAATGAAGAAGGAAGGGGCAAAATTCTGCTGCTATGATTGTTCTCCATGCCCTCCAGATAAAGTTTCATCTGAGAAGG ACATAGATGTATGTACCATGTGTCCAGAAGATCAATATCCAAACAACAATAAATCTCATTGTATTCCGAAGACAATCAACTACCTCTCATTGAAAGAGCCTCTGGGGATAAGcttagctttttttgttgttttattttctctGCTCACAGTCCAGGTCCTAGTCATCTTCATCAAGCATCAGGATACGCCAATTGTCCGTGCCAACAACCGGGATCTCACATATggtctcctcttctccctcctgctctgctttctctgttccttccttttcctcagcCCACCCAGAAAAATGACCTGTCTCCTCCGACAAGTGGCTTTTGGATCCATTTTTACCATAACTGTTTCCTGCatcttggccaaaaccattacTGTGGTTCTTGCCTTCATGGTCACCAAACCAGGATCCAGAATGAGGAAATGGATGGGCAAGAGACTGGCAATTTCCATTGTGTTTTATTGTTCTCTATTCCAAATAGGCCTTTGTGTTTTATGGTTGGGAATCTCCCCACCCTTCCCAAATCAAGACACACGTTCCATTTTTGGAGAAATAATACTTGAATGTAATGAAGGATCAGTCATCATGTTTTACTGTGTGTTAGGTTACATGGGCTTTTTAGCTACAATCAGCTTTGTTGTAGCCTTTTTAGCTAGGAAACTGCCTGACACTTTTAATGAGGCCAAAttcatcaccttcagcatgctggtgttTTGTAGTGTTTGGGTATCATTTGTTCCTGTCTATTTAAGCACAAAAGGAAAATACACAGTtgctgtggagatcttctccatcttggcctccagtgctggtttaCTGGGCTCCATCTTTGGCTCCAAGTGTTACATTATATTATTCAGACCCAATCTAAATAATAAGGAGCAACTAATAAAGCGGAAATGGTGA
- the LOC139155412 gene encoding olfactory receptor 14I1-like produces the protein MKALSNQTSMTEFLLLEFSDIRGIQILQFIVFLVFYLAAISGNLIIISAVILDRRLHAPMYFFLMNLAITDLGAVSVTIPKSMSNSLMNTRLISYIGCIFQVSLFLLFAASDFTLLTVMAHDRYVAICNPLRYEIIMNKGACIQMAGSAWLSGFLYAILHTGITFAMTFCSNEVDQFFCELPELLKISCSNLYQVEYVLLIVSITISFGCFLFIVVTYMQIFITVFRMPSSKGRQKAFSTCIPHLIVFSMFLFTAMFVYLRPIPHVSSEINIVFAVMYSVIPPMMNPVIYSMRNKEIKLAVFKLFNLNNFQKLI, from the coding sequence ATGAAAGCTTTGTCTAACCAAACATCCATGACAGAATTTCTGCTGTTGGAGTTCTCAGATATCCGTGgaatacagattttgcaatttattGTGTTTCTGGTTTTTTATTTGGCTGCCATTTCAGGAAACCTCATCATTATTTCTGCAGTCATTCTTGATCGCCGACTACATGCTCCCATGTATTTCTTCCTCATGAATTTAGCTATAACTGATCTCGGAGCTGTTTCTGTCACCATACCCAAATCCATGTCAAATTCTCTCATGAACACCAGATTGATTTCATACATTGGTTGCATCTTTCAAgtgtctctcttcctcctctttgcaGCTTCTGATTTTACTCTCCTGACAGTCATGGCTCATGACCGATATGTTGCTATCTGTAACCCACTTCGATATGAGATAATTATGAATAAAGGAGCCTGCATCCAGATGGCAGGCAGTGCATGGCTCAGTGGATTTCTTTATGCCATCTTGCACACTGGCATTACCTTTGCCATGACTTTCTGTTCCAATGAAGTTGACCAGTTTTTCTGTGAGCTTCCAGAGCTACTAAAAATCTCATGCTCTAATTTATATCAAGTTGAATATGTACTTCTTATTGTAAGTATTACCATATCATTTGGCTGCTTTCTCTTTATAGTTGTGACATACATGCAGATTTTCATAACAGTTTTTCGAATGCCATCATCAAAAGGAAGGCAAAAGGCCTTTTCTACATGCATTCCTCATCTCATTGTATTTTCGATGTTTCTATTCACTGCAATGTTTGTGTACTTGAGACCAATACCACATGTCTCCTCAGAAATCAATATAGTATTTGCTGTCATGTACTCAGTGATTCCACCCATGATGAACCCAGTGATCTACAGCATGAGGAATAAGGAAATAAAGCTTGCTGTATTCAagctttttaatttaaataactttcaaaaactgatttaa
- the LOC139155413 gene encoding olfactory receptor 14I1-like: MKALSNQTSMTEFLLLEFSDIRGIQILQFVVFLVFYLAAISGNLIIISAVILDHRLHTPMYFFLMNLAITDLGVISVTIPKSMSNSLMNTRLISYIGCIFQVCLFLLFAASDFTLLTVMAHDRYVAISNPLRYEIIMNKGACIQMAGSAWLSGFLYAILHTGTTFAMTFCSNVVDQFFCELPELLKISCSNLYQVEYVLLILSATIAFGCFLFIVVTYMQIFITVFRMPSSKGRQKAFSTCIPHLIVVSMLLFTGMLVYLRPIPYVSTEINMVFAVIYSVIPPMMNPVIYSMRNKEIKLAVFKLLNLNNFQKLI; this comes from the coding sequence ATGAAAGCTTTGTCTAACCAAACATCAATGACAGAATTTCTGCTGTTGGAGTTCTCAGATATCCGTGGAATTCAGATTTTGCAATTTGTTGTGTTTCTGGTTTTTTATTTGGCTGCCATTTCAGGAAACCTCATCATTATTTCTGCAGTCATTCTTGATCACCGACTACATACTCCCATGTATTTCTTCCTCATGAATTTAGCTATAACTGATCTCGGAGTTATTTCTGTCACCATACCCAAATCCATGTCAAATTCTCTCATGAACACCAGATTGATTTCATACATTGGTTGCATCTTTCAAGTgtgtctcttcctcctctttgcaGCTTCTGATTTTACTCTCCTCACAGTCATGGCTCATGACCGATATGTTGCTATCTCTAACCCACTTCGATATGAGATAATTATGAATAAAGGAGCCTGCATCCAGATGGCAGGCAGTGCATGGCTCAGTGGATTTCTTTATGCCATCTTGCACACTGGCACTACCTTTGCCATGACTTTCTGTTCCAATGTAGTTGACCAGTTTTTCTGTGAGCTTCCAGAGCTACTAAAAATCTCATGCTCTAATTTATATCAAGTTGAATATGTCCTTCTTATTCTAAGTGCTACCATAGCATTTGGCTGCTTTCTCTTTATAGTTGTGACATACATGCAGATTTTCATAACAGTTTTTCGAATGCCATCATCAAAAGGAAGGCAAAAGGCCTTTTCTACATGCATTCCTCATCTCATTGTAGTTTCAATGCTTCTATTCACTGGAATGCTTGTGTACTTGAGACCAATACCATATGTATCCACAGAAATCAATATGGTATTTGCTGTCATATACTCAGTGATTCCACCCATGATGAACCCAGTGATCTACAGCATGAGGAATAAGGAAATAAAGCTTGCTGTATTCAAGCTTCTTAATTTAAATAACTTTCAAAAActgatttaa